TGAACGGATGTATATATGTTGTTGGAGGCGAAAACGAATCACTTATCCTTTCAAATGGGGAATGTTATAATCCTATTGAGGACGAATGGACTTCTGTTGCTGGAATGACTGTTCCACGATGTGAATTTGGAATGGCTGCATTAAATGGATATTTGTATGCAATTGGTGGATGGGTTGGAGATGACATAGGTGGTTCTATTGAAATGtgagttttattaaattatttaatttggtaggattaaaattattaagattaaCTTTTGTCTAGCTATTCCCCATCATTAAACCGATGGACAATGTGTAATAGTGTGCTACCTGAACCGCGATTTAGTATGGGAGTCGTGTCATTTGAAggtgttaaaattaatgatttaataatgtattgaaaCTAATTTGTTGCAATTATAATTAGGTTTGATATATATTGTGGGAGGGTGTACTCGCACTAAACGACATCTTCAAGACTTATTGAGTTATAATCCAGTGACTGGGGAATGGTCTATTTTGGCACCAATGTTGGTTCCACGTAGTCAAATGGGAGTTGCAGTTTTAGATAAACATCTCTATGTAGTTGGTGGTATTACCAGCAATAATGAGGTGTTAAATTTGGTTGAACAATATGACTTTGAAGAAGTAAGAATCCTTAAAAAACTAGGCatgttatatgttttaatttttataatattatgttatagaataCTTGGAGTTTTGTAACTCCAATGAAGGGTAAACGTGCAAGTCCAGCTGTTGCGGCTGCTGATGGAATGTTATATGTAATTGGCGGGGATATAACGCACACAATTAATTCATACAGGTCCCAAATTACTATATCTACAGTTGAGAGGTACAATAACTCAACTACACAATGGGAAGACCTACCATCACTTCCAGAATCCAGAAGTGAAGCTGGTGTTGCTGTGCTGTAAATTATTAGCACAAATTCATTGgcgttcatatatttttaaatttttttaaagaaatgtatgtatattatttatgtttgttgttattttacaaAGTTCAAACAAGAACGCAcacttatttgttttatacctggtcctaataataaaaaaacaatcaattcaaaacatcaaacatttattaaatcacCAACATAATAGATAACACTACAATCATcggttttgtatattatgtcgtTTTCTGTTTTTTCTACCATCTTCTAATCTCTTGCGCTTTCCACCGCTTTTCTTTTTTTCCCAATCTAGTTGTTTTGTTGAAGCATTGTCCCTTATTAATAAGTCATCTCTTCCGCCAGATTTTTTTTTCCCAGCTGCATCCAACATTGCTGCAAACTTTTCTGCAGGCACAGCTAGATCTGCCAAGTTTTTAGATTTTCGTGGAACAGCAaaatcatcgtcgtcgtcgtcgtcgtcacttTCAGATTCCTCCTCGATGGGCTTCTTAACTCTTTTAGATTTTTCCTTCTCAAAACCACGTGAAAAATCatactttttctttttcttagcACCCATCATGCCATCTAATAACTCATTGAAATCATCACTGTTAACACTGTCAACATCACTAAAACCATCTTCATCAGGATTTTCAGCAtgttttttattctgttttggTCTTTGTTTTAAGTATTTGTATAAGAATACTTCATCTAAGGGTATTTGTTTTTCTTCATGTCTTAAATATTCTTCACTGACTACAGACATGCTTTTTAACCCTTTAGGAACATAGTGTTTTCGAGAAGTACCGACTGATCTAAATAGTTCTTCGTTTTCTTCACCCTGTCCTTCTCTTGGTTTTTTAgggtttttaaatgaaaaccgATCAAGAAAATGTAATAAGGTAAAATCCGCTAGAGGATTGCCATcataataaatagatttacCAGATATTATTCTATTAGCAAAAGTTGCAACAGTAGGATGATAGTGTCGACTTAAAGGAATAAGTTCAGCTAAAACTGCATGTTCACCTCCTGAATATCTTGGATTTCTAGCAGTATAatcataatagtttataatttctcTTTCCTTGGGCCCTTGCGGTAGCTCAGGTTCTTTTATTACTTGAGGAGCTTTAACGTGATACCAGGAAGATTTTAAAGGTGTTTCAGTTGAATCTGTTAAATTCGAttgtacatcaaaatatttttcttcttcgacttcttcatttttaattgtatcatttaaaatagCTAATGGTTTTGGAATATCAGTTTTAACATCTTCAAATATAGGTTTACCAGTGATTCCTTTGTGTTTCTTCATTAATCGGGATGACATACAAAATATTCCAGCTATTAAAGGAACTGGACAATATAAGCACATTTGAAATATACGCTTCATAAAAGCCACCATACGTTCTTTACATTTATCATCCCAAATGGATTTGTAAATTAAGTGAATACATATAGCTTGATGCGATGTAGTGATCAATCTctcatcaaatatttttttatatagtgcactatagtacctatcattattttccaattgcCTGATTAATAACAAGGCTTGTAAAGAGATGTTGAATGGTGCTAAATGAACAATCTTATACATTGTTTGTATTTGTTCTGGTTGAATACCACTTTTTACATGTGGATACGATTTATTGACACCGAACAGTAAAGCTCCGATGAGCCGTGAATCAATCGCTCCAGTTTTCACACACGCTTTAAAGAATGACAAGTAAAGTTCAATTACATCTTTTGCCATTTCTTTAGTGTCAATTTgagttaaaaaacaaataccatAGTATTGAGCTCTTTGATTGATGTTTGAACGAAATAGTAATTTTCTAACTTCTTCAAAAATAGTTAGATTAAGATTTGGTCGATGTTTTAAAACAAGCCGCAATGTATACATAGCTTTTGATGCGACCTTATGCACTGTATCACCAAATTTATTCACGAGGTATTTAATGATCTGCATTTCACATTCAGTgctattgattaataatttgtacatagCTGAAATACTTTTTTCACGATTTACTGGTACAGAGTCTAAACCGACAGTGCTTAGAGCTTCGACAAAACCACTATACAAATTTTTCAGTTTCTCTTCGAATAACCAAGAGCTAAGCAACAGCTTACGTTGTTTCAAATCATCCACTTTTGACAACTCGCTCAATGGCTGGTGCTCAAAAGATAACAGTTCGGTTTTCAACAATACTCTGGTGAACAATTCCGTTAAGGAATCAATGACGAGAGAACACTGTTGCTTTTTGCCAATTTTTACCATGTGCACGAGATTTTGCAATGCGGCGATATTGTGCAATGGATCTTCTTGGATCTTTATGGTGAGCGCTGCGATTTTGTCCGAATACGTACCCTGTTTGGCAATTTCGGTAATccatgattttttttgattggCCAGTGGCTGATGTTCCAATACTTTTTCCGCTTCGAATCGCAGGGCTTCGATTTCGGACGCCGAAAGTTTGGTGCAATTACCGAACGTCGGTAAGTTTTCATACCATTTCGGCAAATCGATGTCGTCGGCATCGGAGTCCGAGTACAGTTGGTCATATCCGGCACCGTCTTCCAACTCGCTATCCGTCTCCGACGAACTCATATTTTTATCACGATcaactattaaaattgtttttatttttcaatgttttgcaatttgtaaatttgtattttgttgtaacttgtagatCCGAGATCGTACctaatgttgtttttaatattgttatccgATTTTCAAAATCAAGCATGATTGTTTTTTTGGTTACTTTACAGTGTGACAACttgaacaaaaaacaataagttTTTTGTTTGATGATAAGAAAATTAAGTGTCGACATATTTTGTGAACTGTGATAATATTCCGGTTTCTCACGTGGGTACAGAATAGTGAAAACTGACACAGTACAACTTACTGACTACTGCAGTAATACacaattgatatttgataattattaatttcattataagcAATCTAAACTTACAAAGTTTACTTtcttacttattaattattattattttgagtaggtactatacatagATGACTATATGGCATATTCAATGTTGTCTGTTTACGGGTGATTGTTAACTGTTTGCCGTTTAGATTTCTATTTTGCATCTGAAGTGAAAACAATCGCAATGGAAGACGATATAGTCGTGAAAAAAGTGGAAGGCGGAAGTATCATAAGTCATCCGCCCCTGTTCTCTGAAAATGGGAGGttagtaaaaatacatattattcatattaaatttactaggtAGTAAACGGTTTTACGTCGTACAATGGACGAGGTATACTTTATCCATATGAAATCATTTTATCTTTTTGTGAATGGTTTACAGTAAACTGATTttcgtttttgataaaaattacgtttttagTATTGAGGaatgatattgtaatttatatagaatttgataaacaaaattatgaatttttggGTAAACCGCTTAGTTGATGGCATTGAGAttcttaaatttgaaattaataacagTTAAGTGTTAACTGCACTGATATTGATCAGCAACGGATCTGAAGCTTGTTTAAGGGGTGGGTATATAAGAATATTCATGAATGATATATAAAGTACAATGAAGACTTGACCATTAACATGCCTAAAGTGGTAGGGGTGATTGCCATGTTGTCCCCCTCATAAATCCGTGAATCCGCCCCTGTTCGATATATACCATTCCAGACAAATTTGGTGATGGTTAATTTTTGtctaaaaacaaatatctgCTCGATGCCTATTTTTGTGAATTATCTAGGAGACTACTGGGAAATATGAAAAACCATctgaaatacctacaatattttaaatgataacatcCATATCTTTTTATTCTATCTATAGATGTGCTGATTTTTGTGCTTTTACTAAccccgaaaaaataaaattggaagtCTCATAGGTAATTTCCTCTTTTcagatatacctacaatttttttttttttattctattttaagcttaattataatttggtcAGTCTTACGTATTTATGAGcaaaccaataatatattttagaaaataatttgatattttaactgtttattcaattttatttttttaatactaaatatagaTTCATCTATGTGGGCTGTGGTGCGGATATCAATTGTTTTAGTGTGAGCTCTGGAAAGTTAGTAGCCAGTTACACTGCTGATCAAAACTTTGATAGAATTGTTAACTTATGTTTTCATCCTTCTGATGACAAACTATTGGTTGCTATTCATTTCAATGCTGTTATTGTTTTTTGGAATTTGATTGGAACCCAAGCTGCCAAACTTTCGAAACAACAAGTAATGATATTTAAGCTTAGTattcataatatcatttattatcatgtattttttttaaaaggaattagatttaaaaaaatataacgtagTAAGTGCAAAGTGCTTGTCAAGAAATTATAGCTCTTATGATGTGGATTGTATTGTTGTTTCATATAAATTACGAGCAACTAATAGCGATGATATAAATATTGGTTTATTTGCATTGGAAGAAGGGACacttttatacaaatttgaagAAAAGTAACTTTTtgaaccataaaaaaaaatcatatttaatacatatttatattttagtttggaGAATTTGCCACATATTTGGTCAATAGGAGGTTTTGAAGATGTACCTTATTTGGCCTttgctcataaaaatataatatatatttataatttattaaattataaaaaaaataagtatgttagctataaaaaa
This is a stretch of genomic DNA from Acyrthosiphon pisum isolate AL4f chromosome A3, pea_aphid_22Mar2018_4r6ur, whole genome shotgun sequence. It encodes these proteins:
- the LOC103308723 gene encoding CCAAT/enhancer-binding protein zeta, producing MSSSETDSELEDGAGYDQLYSDSDADDIDLPKWYENLPTFGNCTKLSASEIEALRFEAEKVLEHQPLANQKKSWITEIAKQGTYSDKIAALTIKIQEDPLHNIAALQNLVHMVKIGKKQQCSLVIDSLTELFTRVLLKTELLSFEHQPLSELSKVDDLKQRKLLLSSWLFEEKLKNLYSGFVEALSTVGLDSVPVNREKSISAMYKLLINSTECEMQIIKYLVNKFGDTVHKVASKAMYTLRLVLKHRPNLNLTIFEEVRKLLFRSNINQRAQYYGICFLTQIDTKEMAKDVIELYLSFFKACVKTGAIDSRLIGALLFGVNKSYPHVKSGIQPEQIQTMYKIVHLAPFNISLQALLLIRQLENNDRYYSALYKKIFDERLITTSHQAICIHLIYKSIWDDKCKERMVAFMKRIFQMCLYCPVPLIAGIFCMSSRLMKKHKGITGKPIFEDVKTDIPKPLAILNDTIKNEEVEEEKYFDVQSNLTDSTETPLKSSWYHVKAPQVIKEPELPQGPKEREIINYYDYTARNPRYSGGEHAVLAELIPLSRHYHPTVATFANRIISGKSIYYDGNPLADFTLLHFLDRFSFKNPKKPREGQGEENEELFRSVGTSRKHYVPKGLKSMSVVSEEYLRHEEKQIPLDEVFLYKYLKQRPKQNKKHAENPDEDGFSDVDSVNSDDFNELLDGMMGAKKKKKYDFSRGFEKEKSKRVKKPIEEESESDDDDDDDDFAVPRKSKNLADLAVPAEKFAAMLDAAGKKKSGGRDDLLIRDNASTKQLDWEKKKSGGKRKRLEDGRKNRKRHNIQNR